The stretch of DNA CAGAGCAAAAAAGAATGTTCGATGCATTAAAAAAAGTAGTAGGGACACCTGATTTAAGGGAACTTTTAAGAGATAACTCATAATGTTCATTTCAGATATTAAATGGGTAATTCCTGCGGCAATTATGTCTTCAGATCGATTGTTAAATGAAGATATGAACATGCTCAATGCTCAATCTTATGGCGAAGATAAATATACAATACTTTTACAGCGAGCTGTATTTGATTTTCAGCCATATACTCATACTTTACTTCGTAATGAAGATGTAGAGTATGCTATTGATGAATGGATTAATGATAAACAATGTGTAGACCTACTCGATTGTTTAAATAACTTATTTCATCACTTTCTAGTATGGAAAGGGAATTGCTTTGAAGTTAAGCAAGAGCACTTGGAAGAATGGTTATCATTTTGCTCACTTACAGATCCTACTTGGATTATTGCGGTTGGCTATCAGCATCTTATTCAACAAGAAATTTTGTCTGACGCTGAAGTCATTGAACTTGTTTCGGAAAATCAATGTCCTGTAGCATTACCTAAAGCATCATTAAACAATTACATTGCAGATAATCATATTCACCTTGGAGGCCATGGTAGTACTGCTTTATCTATGTTAAATTTTGCTGTTTATCTTAATAAAAAACCTGATAATAATAAAATAAACTGGCCACGTCGCCCAGAAAATACTTTATTCGAAAGTGACAAATTATCAAAAAATCACTTACCATTATTAATAAATAAACTAGCTGAATCCTTAGGCGAAAACATTTTTAAGGGTTCTTCTACTATTAGTAGACACCCACACACATGGGGAGGTTTAGACTCATGTACCTTAAATCAATCCTTATTAGCGGATCTTAAAAGAACTTATTTTGATACATCAGCTCAGAAATTACTGGCTTCGTCTCATTTAAAGCAACAGCAGAGCGCTAATCGATGGTTACTCTTTTGTATAGGACTCTTAGAACCAACTAAACATAGAGACACATGCTATCAAACAACCCTTAACTGCTTCATCAGAACAAGTAATATCTTACGTAATTATATGGTTGTTTCAGGTGTTGGGCTTGGACAATTTGTTGAATACTTTGGTTTCGATCATCGAAAACCTAAAATCACAACTAAATGTTCAGGCCTTGAACATAAAAGCCACGGGATTAAATATGATAATTCTCCTTTAACAATGAGAGAGTTTCGTATTTCCCCTGATGATATAGTAGTTAAAGATGATGAATATGGTTTTCAGCTACTCCCTACATCACTTGAACATCTTGCTAACATGATTAATGACGATAATATTGCATCAAATAGCCACTTTGTTATTCATTTTAACCGAACTTATCCGAATTATAAAAATAGACTAGATAAACATCTTCATTTTTTTAGATATGAATTAAAACAACAGGTGGAAAAAATTCAACAATTTTCTGCATCTGTTACTTACAGCGATATTGAATTAAAATCAGCGCATAATAATATTGATTTACGTAAACTAATTCGAGGTTATGATGTAGCAGGGAATGAAAACCAATTGCCAATAGAGATTTTTGCACCTACATTACGAGTTCTTAGGGCTGCAAGGTATACAACAAATGGTGTCTTCGGAAAACGTTTACCTCAACCTTTTTTAACGATCCATGCGGGGGAAGACTTTAGTCATATAGTAAGCGGATTACGTGCTATTGATGAATCTATTGAATTTTGTAAATTTACTCATGGTGACCGTATAGGTCATGGTTTAGCCTTAGGCATAAATGTTAAACATTGGGCACAAAGGCAGCAAAGAGCATATCTGACTGCTGGTGAGCATTTAGATAATCTAGTATGGTGTCATCATCAAGCGTTATCGTTAATTCAAATCAATCATACATTTCAGTCTGCACTGTCTCTTCTTGAGCATAAGATCCGACATTGGAGTTCTTATTTATATGGAGGAGTTGTCTATACACCCAATGATCTTTATCAATCTTGGATGCTCCGAAGAAATTGTCCAAACCAATTGTCACTGGCGCTACGTGATGGTAATTCAGAGTGGGTAGATTGGGTCCCTGATATTGAATTCTTAAAAAAAGAGTCTTCTAGTTTAGTTAAAAAATTATGGATTTTATACCTTAATTCTGGACACCTAGATTTAACGTCTAAAAGAAATGATGTTATCTCGATTAGCTGTTCAATTGATGATAGAACAGTACCAAGTTCCCATAATAATAAATTATCCGATAATCTCTCTAAATCTGAGATTGATTTGTATGAAGCAATTCAAGATCTATTGATGGAGCGTTATAGTAATAAAGGAATTATTCTTGAGGCTTGCCCTACTTCAAATCTATATATAGGACGTTTTAAAAAGTACCATGAACATCCAATTTTTCGTTGGAACCCACCAAATCCAGATTGGTTAAAACCCGGTGAAAAATTTAACCGTTTTGGATTACGAAAAGGTGCAGTACCCGTTTGTGTTAATACTGATGATTCAGGTTTAATGCCTACTACTATTGATAACGAACATAGAGTCATCAAGTTAGCAGCGATAATACACTATAATATTGGTACTTGTAGGGCTGAAGAATGGATTACTAGTATAAGACAAAAAGGTGTAGATATCTTCCAACAGAATCACTTAAACTGATTTGATTATTAATTTATCAGCTAGGTAATTTTTCTAGCTGATAAATAATGAGATGTTGCAGCAGTGTTGTTTTATCTATTTTTTTACACCTCATTTTATTTATGATTATATATAACTATACATCGTCATCTATTTTAAATTCTTTATATAAATCAATTTTATTACCCTTGTATAGCGTGATGCTCTCAATAGGGATGTTATTTTTTATTGCATAGTGAGAAGAATAAATAATAAACATTTGGCGTAATGAATAAAAGCTAAATTTTGTTACTTCTTTTTTAATGTTATTTTTTAATTTTTTAATTTCGAAATAATCTAATTCATGTTTTGATAATAAATAACAAATATCATCAAATGATATTTTTAATAAATTCAAATATATTTCATCTGATTTCTCAGTTAAAAGCAATGCTATTTTATATATAATAGATTTATCTTTTGTTGATGTTCGATATAAATCAGTGATAATATTGTCGGGTATGTTTTTTATAATATTTAAATTAAATTTTGAAATGATAAAATAACCTAGTTTGGTGTTTTTTTCACTCTGGACTAATAATGTAAGAGATAGAAGCTCTTGGTTTACCAAAAGATAGTTTATCCAATTTTCATTTAAACTATCAAAAGAATCACTCAGAATCTCAAGTAGATTAGGTTTGGATATATCATCAAGAGGAAGTGAACTTGGTAAAATACTGTTTATAGGTATTAATCTATTTAATTTTACATCTTTTATAATAACTTCAAAGATAGAGTTATTATAATTATGCTCCCAAAAGTATGTGTTAGAGATAATTTCAGGTTCACAAATATCAATGTCTAAATATACGCCTTCATTATATAGTTTACTTACAAGTTCAATTGGCAGATCTGTGATTTTATTAATGGATATATTTTTAGAGTGCTCTGTATTGGAGTTTATTATCTTAATCAAAAACTCTGGATCTATACTAAATAATAACGAACCAACCTCATTTAATGTTTTATCCGATATATCGTCACTGTTTATTATCAAAATATAAGTTGAAATAAAATATGCTACAGATTTTGTAATGTCTCTCGGAGCAAGTATTTTAGATATTTCTTTTATTAAGCTTATTGGGGCTTTTTTCCATTTTAAAATGAATCTACTTAGCTCATCAAATTCTTTTCTTTTTAACAAGGACCAGCAAGTTAATAAATAATAAACGTTGACTTTGTTTTGGTCTAGTGAGGCGCCATGCTTCCACATAAACATATTTACACCGTCATGTTTTAGGAAAATACATTTAGCCCAGTTATCTATTTGAATATTTTCTGAAACATCATCATTAAGCAATAGGTCATATTTTTGATAATAAGATCTACTTATTGAATTTTTTGGGGACCATGTTTTGAAGCTAAAACTTCTCCTCAGCCTTGGCCATAACTTCTCCCACATAACGAGAATATCAAATACTGATATTCTATTATTAGATATTATGGTTTGATCTCTTGTCGAAAAAATTTGACTAAAAGCCAATGACAAGTCTTTGGTGTTATTTCTGTCATTGACATGAGTAATATCAAAAGGAATAGGTTTTAAATTTATACTTAAATCAGAAGTTACATCCTTATTGATAAAATGATCATATGGATTAAAATATGTTAATAAATTTTTATGAGCCAAAATAGTAAATGGTATCAAAATACTATGGCTCCATACGCAGCCTGGTCGTTCAATTTCTTTTGCTACCCATGTTTTAGATAAAACATAATAGCCAAAATCTACTAAAGGGTACCCTGAGTAGCATATATTATTGTCTTGGTGAAATTCTTGACCTGGAGAATCAGACTCTCGGAGAAGAATGTTTTTTATATTATGGTCAAGTTCAATACTAGATGCTAATAGTTTATGTCCATTAGAGTATCCATGTAAAGTTTGATGTATTAAAGTATTGTTACTCATTGATTAACCACGATAAAATTTTTGTGAGATCGGCTGAATATTCGATTCCGTCTTGAGTGATTTTTATCCTTTTACTTGGTTCATCTTCAGAAAGTAAAATGTCTTGATTTTCAGGTGTATTTAAACTGCCACCTTGAGCACTTACACCGAAAACTTTAATTTGTTCATAATCAAATTTACAATTCAAATATTGAGATAATAATGGTAATTCTTTTTTAAGGAAGCTCATAGGAACTGAGCCATTAGGGAGCGTGTCCCATGCAGAAAGAACTATTGCTAATTTCTTATCTGTGTCAGCTAACAGCGTAGATAACTTTCTCAAAAGATCTATAACAATAGATTGTGTAGGAGTGTGTTCGGAAGGATTCCACTTAGTATTGTTATCTTTATGATCAGCAGACTCTCCTTTAATTATAGAAGCTTCATCGCAAATCGACATTGGCACTATTAATTCATCCACATGTATAAAGAAAATGACACAACTAGTTTTATTAAGAAATGAAATCAGTTGATTATCCATTTTGTGTTCAGTCCAAAGCTCACTCCAAGTTTCTCCAGATAGATCTGGCATTTCTATAGAAAAATGTTGATTGCTTTTTTTTAAAGTCATTTCGATTTTATCAGAACTAGATATTTTTGTTCGTAGCATGGGTTCGCAGCTAACCCACTTATCTGCAAGCTCATTAAAAAAAAGTCTTTCTTTTGGTAAAACTGCTAATTCTAAGTCTTTATCTACTTCATCGTTTTCTGCTAAATAACTTAATGCGCCTAAAAAAGAAGTTTTACCTGAGGATGGTAGTCCACAAAAAATAACTTTGGATTCTTGAGGGTTAATATTCATACATTAATTCCAAATTGTGAAAGCTACGATTTGTTTTATATTTATTTAAAGGGCATTTTTTTTGGGGACGTTGTGATGACTCTAATTTCTGCCATAAAATTTTGAAGAAATCTGGGCGAGCATGTCCTTCACTATTGGGTCTAGCTGAGATTGAGAGTATATCAATAGGAGTATCCAAATACTTCTGTACATCGTCAACAATTCGTTTAGCTTCAGACATACAAACCGTTTCGTTATTTTCTTCTACGACTAGGTCAAACTTTGTCAAGACAATTGCACAGTTAGTATTTTTTGGCAGAGTGTTATACTCAAAGAGTGATTGAATTAGTTTTATTGTTGTTCGTCGTGCTCTATGTCTTTGTTTATTATCAACTAAGCTAGATGAATCAACCATAAATAATAATAAGTCGCTTCTTAAGAGTTCTTCAAAACTATCCACTAATGATAAGTTATTCACCATTTCTGAGTAACTTTCACCGGAACGATCAGCCAGAAAAAATTCCTGACGAATTTTCTTGCTATCTTGTATTGAAAGGTGGTAAAAACCAACGCCTTCGGTAGATGAAGTCCTAGGCGTTGATACTGTAGAACCTCTAGAGGTGACTCGCGCATGATGACATGAACTCTCAAACGCATAAAGAGTGTCAGAACCACCAAATAATACTTGAGTCTCATTTTCTTTACTGAAAACATCATACAAACTAGAAATTAAAGTTGTTTTACCAACCCCTACAGGCCCGATAAAGGATACAATCTTACCTAGTCTATCTTTTAGTCTAGTTTGAACCTCATCTATAGATAGTGGAATTTGTCCGGGAAATAGAGTTTTTTCTGTTGCTCCTGATTGTTGAGCATTTAAAGTGTCTGTATACACACCTCTATCATCAACTTCAGTTATTGAATCAGGGGTAACTAACTCTAGTTGAGAGAAATCTACTAAGTTTGGACAATCTTCACTAGTTAGTCCATCAATACAGATATTATCGATGTCATAATTACAATTTTGATTATTGCATTTCATTTATTTTGACCATCTTAGTACTAAGAACTCTCTATAAATTTGTTGAGCAAGTTCTAATGAATTAATTTCAAATTTATTATCTAGACCGATATTTCCATTCCACTTTTTATACCAAGTACCTTGCGAAGCTAATTTTATTGCATACAGACATGGAGTTAACTCTGATGGCTCCCCTTTAAATTTGTCAATAGCTGTAGGATATTCACTTATGATTGTTTGAACCCATTCTCTGAAATTTATAATTTCTGACTCAATACCAATCTTATTCGTCAGCGCTTTAAGTGATGGGAGTTCAACATTAAGACGTGTACGTAAACTTAAAGCATGAGCAAAGTCAAATATACGTAAAGGTGTTGATAGTTTTGAGTAATGAGTGTCAAATTCTTCACTCCAACCTAAAGTTATAAACCAGAGAATTTCTTGCTCTTCTGCAGCTTTTTCATTTTCAGTATTTAATGCCTTCACATGAGATATCATACTTGTATTAGCTGATTGTAGTTGTCGCTTAAACTCCGCAAAAACAGTCAAAATAGCTTCGCTAGTAGGCTGATAACTCTCTAGTTCCTTTAAACACACATCAGTTGCTGGTGAGTATTTGCCCCTCCGCCACATGAGACGCAACACTTCACCCTCTATGCTGCATTCAGGTGCCGCATAAATATATCGTAAGGTGAATAAAAGCCTAAACATTCTCGTCCACGAGTGTTTAGAATGTGTTCTATTCGTGCCAATTCTTCATCGCTCACCGTATCGAAATCAGTCCCTTTGGGCAAGAACCGACGTATCAACCCATTAGTGTGCTCATTCAAGCCTCGTTCCCATGGACTATACGGCTTAGCAAAGTAAACATCAGCATTTGTTATCTTAGCTACTTCCTCATGACCCGCAAACTCGGTTCCATTGTCGGCTGTGATGGTCTTAAACTCATAGAAGGTAGATAGATGGACGTCTTTAAACCCTTCAATAACCGCTTCTGCTGACTTGCTTTTTAGTCTTCTTA from Aliivibrio salmonicida LFI1238 encodes:
- a CDS encoding GAP1-N1 domain-containing protein, giving the protein MSNNTLIHQTLHGYSNGHKLLASSIELDHNIKNILLRESDSPGQEFHQDNNICYSGYPLVDFGYYVLSKTWVAKEIERPGCVWSHSILIPFTILAHKNLLTYFNPYDHFINKDVTSDLSINLKPIPFDITHVNDRNNTKDLSLAFSQIFSTRDQTIISNNRISVFDILVMWEKLWPRLRRSFSFKTWSPKNSISRSYYQKYDLLLNDDVSENIQIDNWAKCIFLKHDGVNMFMWKHGASLDQNKVNVYYLLTCWSLLKRKEFDELSRFILKWKKAPISLIKEISKILAPRDITKSVAYFISTYILIINSDDISDKTLNEVGSLLFSIDPEFLIKIINSNTEHSKNISINKITDLPIELVSKLYNEGVYLDIDICEPEIISNTYFWEHNYNNSIFEVIIKDVKLNRLIPINSILPSSLPLDDISKPNLLEILSDSFDSLNENWINYLLVNQELLSLTLLVQSEKNTKLGYFIISKFNLNIIKNIPDNIITDLYRTSTKDKSIIYKIALLLTEKSDEIYLNLLKISFDDICYLLSKHELDYFEIKKLKNNIKKEVTKFSFYSLRQMFIIYSSHYAIKNNIPIESITLYKGNKIDLYKEFKIDDDV
- a CDS encoding TRAFAC clade GTPase domain-containing protein — protein: MKCNNQNCNYDIDNICIDGLTSEDCPNLVDFSQLELVTPDSITEVDDRGVYTDTLNAQQSGATEKTLFPGQIPLSIDEVQTRLKDRLGKIVSFIGPVGVGKTTLISSLYDVFSKENETQVLFGGSDTLYAFESSCHHARVTSRGSTVSTPRTSSTEGVGFYHLSIQDSKKIRQEFFLADRSGESYSEMVNNLSLVDSFEELLRSDLLLFMVDSSSLVDNKQRHRARRTTIKLIQSLFEYNTLPKNTNCAIVLTKFDLVVEENNETVCMSEAKRIVDDVQKYLDTPIDILSISARPNSEGHARPDFFKILWQKLESSQRPQKKCPLNKYKTNRSFHNLELMYEY
- the rdrB gene encoding antiviral RADAR system adenosine deaminase RdrB, with amino-acid sequence MFISDIKWVIPAAIMSSDRLLNEDMNMLNAQSYGEDKYTILLQRAVFDFQPYTHTLLRNEDVEYAIDEWINDKQCVDLLDCLNNLFHHFLVWKGNCFEVKQEHLEEWLSFCSLTDPTWIIAVGYQHLIQQEILSDAEVIELVSENQCPVALPKASLNNYIADNHIHLGGHGSTALSMLNFAVYLNKKPDNNKINWPRRPENTLFESDKLSKNHLPLLINKLAESLGENIFKGSSTISRHPHTWGGLDSCTLNQSLLADLKRTYFDTSAQKLLASSHLKQQQSANRWLLFCIGLLEPTKHRDTCYQTTLNCFIRTSNILRNYMVVSGVGLGQFVEYFGFDHRKPKITTKCSGLEHKSHGIKYDNSPLTMREFRISPDDIVVKDDEYGFQLLPTSLEHLANMINDDNIASNSHFVIHFNRTYPNYKNRLDKHLHFFRYELKQQVEKIQQFSASVTYSDIELKSAHNNIDLRKLIRGYDVAGNENQLPIEIFAPTLRVLRAARYTTNGVFGKRLPQPFLTIHAGEDFSHIVSGLRAIDESIEFCKFTHGDRIGHGLALGINVKHWAQRQQRAYLTAGEHLDNLVWCHHQALSLIQINHTFQSALSLLEHKIRHWSSYLYGGVVYTPNDLYQSWMLRRNCPNQLSLALRDGNSEWVDWVPDIEFLKKESSSLVKKLWILYLNSGHLDLTSKRNDVISISCSIDDRTVPSSHNNKLSDNLSKSEIDLYEAIQDLLMERYSNKGIILEACPTSNLYIGRFKKYHEHPIFRWNPPNPDWLKPGEKFNRFGLRKGAVPVCVNTDDSGLMPTTIDNEHRVIKLAAIIHYNIGTCRAEEWITSIRQKGVDIFQQNHLN
- a CDS encoding TRAFAC clade GTPase domain-containing protein, with amino-acid sequence MNINPQESKVIFCGLPSSGKTSFLGALSYLAENDEVDKDLELAVLPKERLFFNELADKWVSCEPMLRTKISSSDKIEMTLKKSNQHFSIEMPDLSGETWSELWTEHKMDNQLISFLNKTSCVIFFIHVDELIVPMSICDEASIIKGESADHKDNNTKWNPSEHTPTQSIVIDLLRKLSTLLADTDKKLAIVLSAWDTLPNGSVPMSFLKKELPLLSQYLNCKFDYEQIKVFGVSAQGGSLNTPENQDILLSEDEPSKRIKITQDGIEYSADLTKILSWLINE
- a CDS encoding GTPase-associated system all-helical protein GASH, which gives rise to MTVFAEFKRQLQSANTSMISHVKALNTENEKAAEEQEILWFITLGWSEEFDTHYSKLSTPLRIFDFAHALSLRTRLNVELPSLKALTNKIGIESEIINFREWVQTIISEYPTAIDKFKGEPSELTPCLYAIKLASQGTWYKKWNGNIGLDNKFEINSLELAQQIYREFLVLRWSK